TCGCCGCGGAAAGTCCGTCCAGCAGGGGCATTCTTATATCAAGCAGGGCAAGATTGGGACGGAATTTGCGGCACGCTTCAAGCGCGTCAAAGCCGTCGCCTGCTTCCGCAACAATTTTGTAGCCTGCGGCGGAAAGCAGCTCGTGAAGGTCCATTCTCGTTATAGGTTCATCGTCCGCTATGACAATGCTGATAGGGTTCTGTGCCATGTTTATTCCTGTTCCTCAAGCAGTTTTAAGCGCTCTGCCTCGCGCATTTCTTTTATGTCTTCGTCGGTAACGCCTATTTCGTCAAGAAGCACGTCAAAGCCCTCGCCCGTGACAGAGCTGATGACGTACACTTTTTCCGCGGGAACTCCGGCTTCGTAGAGTGCAACCTTGGCTGCTTCTATCTGCTCAGGCGTTGCTATATCGCATTTCGTTACAAGGCCGATAATCGGTTTCGGGAAAAGAGCGCTGTACATGGGCGGGAAATAGGTAGTGTCTTTGTCGGCGGCAGACTGCATAAACACCATCAAATCCGCCTCTGCAGCGGCAACAAAGAGAGCGCCTCTGTAAAATTTCTTTTCGAGATATTCGCCGGGGGTGTCGTAAATGAATTTTCCTACAAGATCCAGCGCCTGCGTTTTGTGATATTTTATATCTTCATTCAGTATGCGCTGGGTCAGCGTAGTTTTACCGCACTGTGTTTTTCCGACAAGGATAAGCTTTTTCATTAGGTTTTGGTAATAACGGTCGGGGTAAAGCCCATAAGCTCCGGCAGAATTCTGTTGATGTCCTGAGCCGACGCCTGAACGTCGGCAACCGTGCCGGTTATAATCAAAGCACCGTTGAAACGGTCAACAAAGCAAATTTTGACGTTGCCCGCTTTGGTGGCGATATCAGCGGCGATTATAGCCGCCTCGCCCGGGGTAATCGTGAAAATTCCGAGAGCGCCTTTTTTGTCGATGAGCCCGAGTTTCTGATACAGGTGCGCGTCGGGGCTCGCAATTATGTGCGCCATTGTAATCTGCTTGCCGGGGACAAATTCTTCTATGACGCGCTGTTTGCCCTCGTCATTAGGCCTTGCGACGCCCGGTCTGGGTTCGCTCTGCTGCTTGGTTTTGAATTCGTCTTCCTTGTCAGGAGGGATATACACCATCAGTAACGTCTCCTTTTATATTGCTGCCTGTAAGTTCACATTTATTTCCGGCGGGCAACATCTGCCGCAGGCAGACCACCGCTGTTTTCCGTGAGTTAATATACGCCGTTGTACGCCGCTTTGAAAAGTCCCCTGAGGTCTTCCCTCGTCGGTTTCACCGGCGTTGTTTCCATGGTCGCGTCGGCAAGAGCGGCGTCCAGCATGGAATCAAGCTTTTCGTCAAATTCGCGGCGGTCAATTCCGGCGTCCTTTATGGAATCAGGAATACCTATGCGCTTCAAAAGTCCGCGTATGGCGCGTATGGCGCTCAGTGCGCCTTGTCTTGTCGTGGATTTGTCCAAATTAAGGACGGCGGCAAGCTCAGCGTAGCGTTCTGCCGTTCCCGTAAGGTCTTTGTTGCAGCCTGCCGTGAAGGTCATAACGTACGGCATGAAAATACCGCAGGCACGTCCGTGCGGAATATGGAACTTCGCGCCGAACGCGTGGGCACAGGCATGGTTCAAGCCGAGCCCTGCGTTGTTAAACGCAATTCCGGCGAGGCAGGAGGCAACGTGAAGCGCTGTTCTTGCCTCGATATTGTCAGGATGTATGTAAGCTTCATGCAGGTTTCTGCAGATAAGCTTAACGGCTTTTTCAGCCATTGCGTCCGAGCAGTGCGCGTGATTTGTCGAAACGAACGCCTCAACAGCGTGCGTGAGTGCGTCAACGCCCGTATCAGCCGTTGTTTTCGGCGGAACGGAAACGACCAGAGAGGCGTCAAGAATTGCCGCGTCGGGCAAAAGCCTCTCGTCTTCAAGCGGATATTTAATCTGCTTGGCGCTGTCGGTAATAACCGCGTAGCTGCTGACTTCGGAGCCCGTGCCGCTCGTTGTCGGCATAACGCAGAAGAAACAGTGCTCCGTCACAGGTTTGTTGAGATTTACAAAGTAGCGTATCGCCTTAGCGGTATCTATTGCCGAACCTCCGCCCAAAGCGACAACGCTGTCCGCTTCATGCTCAAGCAGAAGCTTCATTCCGGAAACGACGACCTCAATATCGGGGTCAGGCTTAATGTCGGAAAATATGCAGTATTTGGCGCCTACCGCGTCCAAAGTATCGGTTATGCATTTGACTTTGCCGCTTTCGTGCATAAATTTGTCCGTGACAATAAACACGCATTTTCTGTCCTTAAGAACTTCGGGCAGAGCTCCGTCACCTACGTATATCTTGGGTCCCACGACAAACGTACTCATAACATCAACTCCGATACGGCACAGCGTACGGGAACCTTGACGCCGTCCCGCTGCGCTTTGTGAGTGTATGCAAAACAAACGTTACGGATAAATTATAATCTCTGCTCCGATTGAATGTCAACAAAAAAGTCCGCTCTGAAAGCGGACTGTCTAATCAATATGGAGCCGGCGAGTGGATTCGAACCACCGACCTGCGCATTACGAGTGCGCTGCTCTACCGACTGAGCTACACCGGCAACGCCATTTTGAAAAAAATGGCGGTCCTAACGAGATTTGGACTCGTGTCGCAGCCTTGAAAGGGCTGTGTCCTAGACCGCTAGACGATAGGACCGCAAACTGGTGAGTCGTTGGGGACTTGAACCCCAGACCCTCGGATTAAAAGTCCGATGCTCTACCAACTGAGCTAACGACTCAATCACCACGAGGGAATATTTTACATTAATTTTTCGGAATGTCAACCGTTTATTGAATATTTTTTATTCAGGCAGGATATTTTCAGCCAACAGTTTGCAATTACACTGCGAATCAGGACATTCCGTACAGCCCAGTTCCATTCTCAGCCACGCTTCGGCAGGGTGTTTCCACGCAAGCATAGTTGCTGTCTGAAGGTGCAGGCATTTTGCGGTGCAGGGCTTTTTCAGTCTGTTTATGCCGCCTACTCCCGTTTTGTCAAAGCTTTCCATTACGGCGTCACAGTTCGCGATATTTTTTGTTTCGCTGTCCGAAAGCAGTCTTCTGCGAAGCTCCGCATATTCCTTATGCCATTTTTCAACCGCTTCCCTGTTGTTTTCCAGTTCTTTTTCAAGCACGGGTATTTTGTGTTCCGTTTCAAGCTCCGCACAGCGTTTGTCAAGATACGGGCACACAAGCCAGAAAACGGTGGGAAACGGCGTGCCGTCCGACATAAACGGAGCACACGCAAGCACCTGTGGGAAACCCCATTTACAGCGCACAGCGGCGCCAAGCACAAATCCCGTGTCAAAATTGCGCGACGCGCTGTTCAAAAGCAGGATTTTTTTGTCGGTTCCGGTAAGAGGAGTGCAAAAAAACGGAGGAGAGAACTCCTCCGGACCGGACACGTCCTTAATAATCTTTTCCGGCATATCCGCCGCCGCGCCGCATTCTGGATGCCCGCGGGTCCTTAGTCTTGCCGTTGAGGTCGGCAATTTTTTCGTCGCTGAATTTCATAAAGTTTGAAAGCTTCTTTTCAAAATCGTCTTCCGGCTTTCCTCTCTGCGGCAAAGGCTCTCTGACCTGCAGAGCCTTGATTGAAAGGTCAATTCTCCCCTTGTCGTCAATTTTGATAACCTTTGCCGTTACTTCCTGACCTACGGCTATGATATCTTCAACCTTCTTCACGTAGTTGTGGGAAAGCTCCGATATGTGTATCATAGCCTTTTGTCCGCCGGCAAGACGCACAAAAGCGCCGTAAGCAGCAACGTGTTCCACCTTTGCCGTTACCGTTTCGCCTATCCTGACTTCCTTTGCTTCATGGGTTTGTTCCGCCATGTCCAAACGAGCCTCCATGCTTTTTATGAGCAGATTTTAGCACATTTTTTTAAATTTCAAGCATTATTTTCTGTTTTTTATGCCAAGTTCGTCAATAAATGTTTCGCGGAGAACCTTTATGTAGGTTCCTTTCATTCCGAGACTGCGGCTTTCAATAATTCCGGCGCTGCTTAACTTGCGCAGAGCGTTGACTATGACGCTGCGCGTAACACCGGCTTTATCAGCTACGGAGCTTGCCACAACTATTCCCTCTCTGCCTTTCAAATCCTTCATTATGCAGCGCATTGACTCAACCTCGGAGAAAGAGAGCGCACGCATCGCCATCTGAACCACAAGCTGCTCCCTGCCTTTTTCTTCGATTTTTTTGCTGCGCTCGTTAAGGAACTCTATCCCGACAACCGTACCGAGATATTCCGCAAGCACAAGGTCTCTCGTGTCAAACTCGCAGCCGAAACGGGCAAGGATAAGCGTTCCCAGCCGTATTCCGGAGCCGTTTATGGGAACGTAGATTGAATGTTTGTTTGAATAGGTACAGTTTTCTTTCGGGTCGTAAGCACAGAAGCCGTGGTCAGAATAATTCAAAACCGACTCACGCAATCTGTTCAAACGTTCTACGTACTGATCCGGCAGCAATGCCCTCTCCAAAATCGCGTCCATAATAGGGCAGTCGTATGCGCTGACAAAGGAATGTCCTAGTATCGTGCCCTCGGTATTTACAATATAAACGTTCGCGGCTGACAGGTCGGACATCAGCCTCGCAAGTCTCGGATAATCTACGGGACTGTTGACGTCGGCAGACTGCAGCTCCCTGCTGACTATCCTCGTTTTTTCAAGCAGATCCTGCATCGCTGAAGGGTCAAGCAGTTTCGGTCTTGCGTCTATTAGTTCTTTCGGCGTAGTATTCACAAGTTGTCAGTCCTTTCGTCAGACTATCCGTTCGCACGCGGATGAGCCTGCATGTAGCTTTTCTTTATCTGTTCCGTCGTGATAAGCAGATATTTCTGCGTAGTTGCTATGCTCTCGTGTCCGAGCAGTTCCTGAACCACCCTCATAGGAGCCCCGTGCTCAAGCATGTGAGTCGCAAAGCAGTGCCTCAGCGTATGCGGCGAAATTCCGTATATGCCGAGTTTTTTGCCGGCTTTGAGAATTATTCTGTGCACGGTTCTGACGGTGAGCCTGTCCGCATTGCACTTACCGGACTTAAAAACCGCGCCGTCGCCGCCGGTCGCCGCCGCCCAGTCCTCCAAGAGTCTCTGAACGCCGCTTCCGAACGGAACGTGCCTTTCCTTGCTTCCCTTACCGACAATGCGCAGCATCCGCTCGTCAAGCTCAATATCGTCCCAGTTCAGCCCGACAGCTTCCGAAACGCGGAGACCTGAGCCGTACATAAGCTCAAGAAGCAGCCTGTCGCGCATAAAATTTTTGCCCTCGTCCGGCCCTTCCGTAAGCAGCCGCACAGTATCCTCATACGATATGGCTTTCGGTATGGAATTGTCGGTTTTCGGACCCTTAAGCCCCTCGGCAGGGTCGCTCTGGATAAAACCCCTCAGGGAAAGCCATTTCAGGAAACCCCGCACGGCGGAAAGCTTGCGCGAAGCGGAACTCTTTTTGGAACCGACACCGAGTATGCTGCTCAGGAAAATTCTTATCGAATCCCTGTCAATTTCGGCAGTCTTTGTAATTCCCTGCCCTTTCAGATACCCCGCGAACTGCTCCAAATCG
This Candidatus Equadaptatus faecalis DNA region includes the following protein-coding sequences:
- the codY gene encoding GTP-sensing pleiotropic transcriptional regulator CodY gives rise to the protein MQDLLEKTRIVSRELQSADVNSPVDYPRLARLMSDLSAANVYIVNTEGTILGHSFVSAYDCPIMDAILERALLPDQYVERLNRLRESVLNYSDHGFCAYDPKENCTYSNKHSIYVPINGSGIRLGTLILARFGCEFDTRDLVLAEYLGTVVGIEFLNERSKKIEEKGREQLVVQMAMRALSFSEVESMRCIMKDLKGREGIVVASSVADKAGVTRSVIVNALRKLSSAGIIESRSLGMKGTYIKVLRETFIDELGIKNRK
- a CDS encoding iron-containing alcohol dehydrogenase is translated as MSTFVVGPKIYVGDGALPEVLKDRKCVFIVTDKFMHESGKVKCITDTLDAVGAKYCIFSDIKPDPDIEVVVSGMKLLLEHEADSVVALGGGSAIDTAKAIRYFVNLNKPVTEHCFFCVMPTTSGTGSEVSSYAVITDSAKQIKYPLEDERLLPDAAILDASLVVSVPPKTTADTGVDALTHAVEAFVSTNHAHCSDAMAEKAVKLICRNLHEAYIHPDNIEARTALHVASCLAGIAFNNAGLGLNHACAHAFGAKFHIPHGRACGIFMPYVMTFTAGCNKDLTGTAERYAELAAVLNLDKSTTRQGALSAIRAIRGLLKRIGIPDSIKDAGIDRREFDEKLDSMLDAALADATMETTPVKPTREDLRGLFKAAYNGVY
- a CDS encoding DUF501 domain-containing protein → MPEKIIKDVSGPEEFSPPFFCTPLTGTDKKILLLNSASRNFDTGFVLGAAVRCKWGFPQVLACAPFMSDGTPFPTVFWLVCPYLDKRCAELETEHKIPVLEKELENNREAVEKWHKEYAELRRRLLSDSETKNIANCDAVMESFDKTGVGGINRLKKPCTAKCLHLQTATMLAWKHPAEAWLRMELGCTECPDSQCNCKLLAENILPE
- a CDS encoding BMC domain-containing protein, with translation MVYIPPDKEDEFKTKQQSEPRPGVARPNDEGKQRVIEEFVPGKQITMAHIIASPDAHLYQKLGLIDKKGALGIFTITPGEAAIIAADIATKAGNVKICFVDRFNGALIITGTVADVQASAQDINRILPELMGFTPTVITKT
- a CDS encoding tyrosine recombinase XerC encodes the protein MENIEEAIRAFTAYMKSRGRSENTLINYASDLEQFAGYLKGQGITKTAEIDRDSIRIFLSSILGVGSKKSSASRKLSAVRGFLKWLSLRGFIQSDPAEGLKGPKTDNSIPKAISYEDTVRLLTEGPDEGKNFMRDRLLLELMYGSGLRVSEAVGLNWDDIELDERMLRIVGKGSKERHVPFGSGVQRLLEDWAAATGGDGAVFKSGKCNADRLTVRTVHRIILKAGKKLGIYGISPHTLRHCFATHMLEHGAPMRVVQELLGHESIATTQKYLLITTEQIKKSYMQAHPRANG
- a CDS encoding ethanolamine utilization protein EutP; the encoded protein is MKKLILVGKTQCGKTTLTQRILNEDIKYHKTQALDLVGKFIYDTPGEYLEKKFYRGALFVAAAEADLMVFMQSAADKDTTYFPPMYSALFPKPIIGLVTKCDIATPEQIEAAKVALYEAGVPAEKVYVISSVTGEGFDVLLDEIGVTDEDIKEMREAERLKLLEEQE
- a CDS encoding S1 RNA-binding domain-containing protein; its protein translation is MAEQTHEAKEVRIGETVTAKVEHVAAYGAFVRLAGGQKAMIHISELSHNYVKKVEDIIAVGQEVTAKVIKIDDKGRIDLSIKALQVREPLPQRGKPEDDFEKKLSNFMKFSDEKIADLNGKTKDPRASRMRRGGGYAGKDY